A single window of Carassius gibelio isolate Cgi1373 ecotype wild population from Czech Republic chromosome A19, carGib1.2-hapl.c, whole genome shotgun sequence DNA harbors:
- the LOC127934924 gene encoding eIF5-mimic protein 1 isoform X1: MRTFMNTSKPQKPVLTGQRFKTRKRDEKEKFEPTVFRDTIVQGLNEAGGDLDAVAKFLDVTGSRLDYRRYADTLFDVLMAGSMLAPGGTRIDDGDKTKVTEHCMFKTEENHTAVRSYAQVFNKLIRRYKYLEKAFEEEIKKLLLFLKAFTESEQTKLAMLTGILLANGTQPPSILTSLFSDNLVKEGISASFAVKMFKAWIAEKDANAVTSALRKANLDKKLLELFPAHKQNVEHFSTYFTEAGLKELSDFLRTQQSLGTRKELQKELQERLSQQCPIREIVVYVKEEMKKNDLQEQAVIGLLWSCLMNAVEWNKKKELVTEQALKHLKHYAPLLAVFSTQGQSELVLLLKIQEYCYDNIHFMKSFSKIVVLFYKADVLSEEAILKWYKDAHAAKGKSVFLEQMKKFVEWLHNAEEESESEGEDD, encoded by the exons ATgag GACTTTTATGAATACCAGTAAGCCACAGAAGCCAGTGCTTACAGGCCAGCGGTTTAAGACCAGAAAAAGGG ATGAAAAGGAGAAGTTTGAGCCTACGGTTTTCCGAGACACTATTGTTCAAGGCCTCAACGAAGCAGGTGGTGATCTTGATGCTGTAGCCAAGTTTCTGGATGTCACTGGGTCGAGACTAGACTACCGCCGCTATGCCGACACCCTGTTTGACGTCCTCATGGCCGGGAGCATGCTTG CTCCCGGGGGAACACGTATTGATGATGGGGACAAGACCAAGGTGACGGAGCACTGTATGTTCAAGACAGAGGAAAACCACACTGCTGTCCGCAGCTATGCTCAG GTGTTCAATAAACTTATCAGAAGGTACAAATATCTGGAGAAGGCTTTTGAGGAGGAAATCAAAAAG CTTCTTCTCTTCCTGAAGGCCTTCACTGAGTCTGAGCAGACCAAACTAGCCATGCTAACAGGCATCCTGTTGGCCAACGGCACACAGCCACCATCTATCCTCACCAGCCTCTTCAGTGATAACCTTGTCAAAGAAG GAATATCAGCTTCTTTTGCAGTGAAGATGTTTAAAGCTTGGATAGCAGAGAAGGATGCCAATGCAGTGACATCGGCCCTTAGAAAAGCCAACCTGGATAAGAAACTCCTG GAACTCTTTCCTGCCCATAAGCAGAATGTGGAGCACTTCTCAACGTACTTCACTGAGGCAGGACTGAAAGAGCTGTCAGACTTCCTGCGCACACAGCAGTCTCTGGGCACACGCAAGGAACTTCAGAAAGAGCTGCAGGAGCGCCTGTCACAGCAGTGTCCCATCAGAGAG ATTGTGGTGTATGTGAAAGAGGAGATGAAGAAGAATGATCTTCAGGAGCAGGCTGTGATTGGCTTACTGTGGAGCTGCCTCATGAATGCTGTTGAATGGAATAAGAAAAAGGAGCTGGTCACCGAACAGGCCCTCAAACACCTGAAG CACTATGCACCTCTCCTGGCTGTGTTCAGTACTCAGGGCCAATCAGAGCTGGTCTTACTGCTCAAGATTCAGGAGTACTGCTATGATAACATCCACTTCATGAAATCCTTCTCCAAAATAGTGGTGCTCTTCTACAAAG CTGATGTCCTTAGTGAGGAAGCTATTTTGAAATGGTACAAAGATGCCCACGCTGCCAAAGGAAAAAGTGTATTTCTGGAGCAAATGAAGAAATTTGTGGAGTGGCTTCACAACGCGGAGGAAG AGTCTGAATCAGAGGGGGAAGATGACTAA
- the LOC127935854 gene encoding sclerostin domain-containing protein 1-like — protein sequence MPLNTCEYQLLFLLCFLTKSCHAFKNDATEEFNGHMVASSHQTPNNASLNRAGNGGRRTDSRDQTEQHQVGCRELRSTKYISDGQCTSLNPVKELVCAGECLPTHLLPNWIGGGHYWSRRDAQEWRCVTERTRFQRIKLQCQDGSTRTYKITAVTSCTCKRYTRQNNESSHTPQSPSKDQPLQKPKKKKSKNKNSKLDPKNE from the exons ATGCCCCTCAACACATGCGAATACCAGCTGCTCTTTCTGCTCTGTTTTCTGACAAAAAGCTGTCATGCTTTCAAAAATGACGCCACTGAAGAGTTTAATGGGCACATGGTCGCATCATCTCACCAGACTCCAAATAATGCCTCCTTAAATCGAGCTGGCAACGGAGGAAGACGAACGGATAGCCGAGACCAAACCG AACAGCACCAGGTTGGTTGCAGGGAGCTGAGGTCCACTAAATATATATCTGACGGCCAGTGCACCAGCCTGAATCCCGTGAAGGAGTTAGTGTGTGCTGGAGAATGTCTACCCACCCACCTGCTGCCCAACTGGATCGGTGGAGGGCACTACTGGAGCAGACGGGACGCCCAGGAGTGGCGCTGTGTCACTGAACGCACCCGCTTCCAGCGCATTAAACTCCAGTGCCAGGACGGCAGCACACGCACCTACAAGATCACCGCCGTTACATCCTGCACCTGCAAGAGATACACGCGCCAAAACAACGAGTCCTCTCATACGCCTCAGAGTCCCTCAAAAGATCAACCACTGCAGAAAcccaagaagaaaaaaagcaaaaataaaaactcaaagcTTGATCCTAAAAATGAGTAG
- the LOC127934924 gene encoding eIF5-mimic protein 1 isoform X2: MNTSKPQKPVLTGQRFKTRKRDEKEKFEPTVFRDTIVQGLNEAGGDLDAVAKFLDVTGSRLDYRRYADTLFDVLMAGSMLAPGGTRIDDGDKTKVTEHCMFKTEENHTAVRSYAQVFNKLIRRYKYLEKAFEEEIKKLLLFLKAFTESEQTKLAMLTGILLANGTQPPSILTSLFSDNLVKEGISASFAVKMFKAWIAEKDANAVTSALRKANLDKKLLELFPAHKQNVEHFSTYFTEAGLKELSDFLRTQQSLGTRKELQKELQERLSQQCPIREIVVYVKEEMKKNDLQEQAVIGLLWSCLMNAVEWNKKKELVTEQALKHLKHYAPLLAVFSTQGQSELVLLLKIQEYCYDNIHFMKSFSKIVVLFYKADVLSEEAILKWYKDAHAAKGKSVFLEQMKKFVEWLHNAEEESESEGEDD; the protein is encoded by the exons ATGAATACCAGTAAGCCACAGAAGCCAGTGCTTACAGGCCAGCGGTTTAAGACCAGAAAAAGGG ATGAAAAGGAGAAGTTTGAGCCTACGGTTTTCCGAGACACTATTGTTCAAGGCCTCAACGAAGCAGGTGGTGATCTTGATGCTGTAGCCAAGTTTCTGGATGTCACTGGGTCGAGACTAGACTACCGCCGCTATGCCGACACCCTGTTTGACGTCCTCATGGCCGGGAGCATGCTTG CTCCCGGGGGAACACGTATTGATGATGGGGACAAGACCAAGGTGACGGAGCACTGTATGTTCAAGACAGAGGAAAACCACACTGCTGTCCGCAGCTATGCTCAG GTGTTCAATAAACTTATCAGAAGGTACAAATATCTGGAGAAGGCTTTTGAGGAGGAAATCAAAAAG CTTCTTCTCTTCCTGAAGGCCTTCACTGAGTCTGAGCAGACCAAACTAGCCATGCTAACAGGCATCCTGTTGGCCAACGGCACACAGCCACCATCTATCCTCACCAGCCTCTTCAGTGATAACCTTGTCAAAGAAG GAATATCAGCTTCTTTTGCAGTGAAGATGTTTAAAGCTTGGATAGCAGAGAAGGATGCCAATGCAGTGACATCGGCCCTTAGAAAAGCCAACCTGGATAAGAAACTCCTG GAACTCTTTCCTGCCCATAAGCAGAATGTGGAGCACTTCTCAACGTACTTCACTGAGGCAGGACTGAAAGAGCTGTCAGACTTCCTGCGCACACAGCAGTCTCTGGGCACACGCAAGGAACTTCAGAAAGAGCTGCAGGAGCGCCTGTCACAGCAGTGTCCCATCAGAGAG ATTGTGGTGTATGTGAAAGAGGAGATGAAGAAGAATGATCTTCAGGAGCAGGCTGTGATTGGCTTACTGTGGAGCTGCCTCATGAATGCTGTTGAATGGAATAAGAAAAAGGAGCTGGTCACCGAACAGGCCCTCAAACACCTGAAG CACTATGCACCTCTCCTGGCTGTGTTCAGTACTCAGGGCCAATCAGAGCTGGTCTTACTGCTCAAGATTCAGGAGTACTGCTATGATAACATCCACTTCATGAAATCCTTCTCCAAAATAGTGGTGCTCTTCTACAAAG CTGATGTCCTTAGTGAGGAAGCTATTTTGAAATGGTACAAAGATGCCCACGCTGCCAAAGGAAAAAGTGTATTTCTGGAGCAAATGAAGAAATTTGTGGAGTGGCTTCACAACGCGGAGGAAG AGTCTGAATCAGAGGGGGAAGATGACTAA
- the LOC127934924 gene encoding eIF5-mimic protein 1 isoform X3, translated as MRTFMNTSKPQKPVLTGQRFKTRKRAPGGTRIDDGDKTKVTEHCMFKTEENHTAVRSYAQVFNKLIRRYKYLEKAFEEEIKKLLLFLKAFTESEQTKLAMLTGILLANGTQPPSILTSLFSDNLVKEGISASFAVKMFKAWIAEKDANAVTSALRKANLDKKLLELFPAHKQNVEHFSTYFTEAGLKELSDFLRTQQSLGTRKELQKELQERLSQQCPIREIVVYVKEEMKKNDLQEQAVIGLLWSCLMNAVEWNKKKELVTEQALKHLKHYAPLLAVFSTQGQSELVLLLKIQEYCYDNIHFMKSFSKIVVLFYKADVLSEEAILKWYKDAHAAKGKSVFLEQMKKFVEWLHNAEEESESEGEDD; from the exons ATgag GACTTTTATGAATACCAGTAAGCCACAGAAGCCAGTGCTTACAGGCCAGCGGTTTAAGACCAGAAAAAGGG CTCCCGGGGGAACACGTATTGATGATGGGGACAAGACCAAGGTGACGGAGCACTGTATGTTCAAGACAGAGGAAAACCACACTGCTGTCCGCAGCTATGCTCAG GTGTTCAATAAACTTATCAGAAGGTACAAATATCTGGAGAAGGCTTTTGAGGAGGAAATCAAAAAG CTTCTTCTCTTCCTGAAGGCCTTCACTGAGTCTGAGCAGACCAAACTAGCCATGCTAACAGGCATCCTGTTGGCCAACGGCACACAGCCACCATCTATCCTCACCAGCCTCTTCAGTGATAACCTTGTCAAAGAAG GAATATCAGCTTCTTTTGCAGTGAAGATGTTTAAAGCTTGGATAGCAGAGAAGGATGCCAATGCAGTGACATCGGCCCTTAGAAAAGCCAACCTGGATAAGAAACTCCTG GAACTCTTTCCTGCCCATAAGCAGAATGTGGAGCACTTCTCAACGTACTTCACTGAGGCAGGACTGAAAGAGCTGTCAGACTTCCTGCGCACACAGCAGTCTCTGGGCACACGCAAGGAACTTCAGAAAGAGCTGCAGGAGCGCCTGTCACAGCAGTGTCCCATCAGAGAG ATTGTGGTGTATGTGAAAGAGGAGATGAAGAAGAATGATCTTCAGGAGCAGGCTGTGATTGGCTTACTGTGGAGCTGCCTCATGAATGCTGTTGAATGGAATAAGAAAAAGGAGCTGGTCACCGAACAGGCCCTCAAACACCTGAAG CACTATGCACCTCTCCTGGCTGTGTTCAGTACTCAGGGCCAATCAGAGCTGGTCTTACTGCTCAAGATTCAGGAGTACTGCTATGATAACATCCACTTCATGAAATCCTTCTCCAAAATAGTGGTGCTCTTCTACAAAG CTGATGTCCTTAGTGAGGAAGCTATTTTGAAATGGTACAAAGATGCCCACGCTGCCAAAGGAAAAAGTGTATTTCTGGAGCAAATGAAGAAATTTGTGGAGTGGCTTCACAACGCGGAGGAAG AGTCTGAATCAGAGGGGGAAGATGACTAA
- the LOC127934924 gene encoding eIF5-mimic protein 1 isoform X4 → MNTSKPQKPVLTGQRFKTRKRAPGGTRIDDGDKTKVTEHCMFKTEENHTAVRSYAQVFNKLIRRYKYLEKAFEEEIKKLLLFLKAFTESEQTKLAMLTGILLANGTQPPSILTSLFSDNLVKEGISASFAVKMFKAWIAEKDANAVTSALRKANLDKKLLELFPAHKQNVEHFSTYFTEAGLKELSDFLRTQQSLGTRKELQKELQERLSQQCPIREIVVYVKEEMKKNDLQEQAVIGLLWSCLMNAVEWNKKKELVTEQALKHLKHYAPLLAVFSTQGQSELVLLLKIQEYCYDNIHFMKSFSKIVVLFYKADVLSEEAILKWYKDAHAAKGKSVFLEQMKKFVEWLHNAEEESESEGEDD, encoded by the exons ATGAATACCAGTAAGCCACAGAAGCCAGTGCTTACAGGCCAGCGGTTTAAGACCAGAAAAAGGG CTCCCGGGGGAACACGTATTGATGATGGGGACAAGACCAAGGTGACGGAGCACTGTATGTTCAAGACAGAGGAAAACCACACTGCTGTCCGCAGCTATGCTCAG GTGTTCAATAAACTTATCAGAAGGTACAAATATCTGGAGAAGGCTTTTGAGGAGGAAATCAAAAAG CTTCTTCTCTTCCTGAAGGCCTTCACTGAGTCTGAGCAGACCAAACTAGCCATGCTAACAGGCATCCTGTTGGCCAACGGCACACAGCCACCATCTATCCTCACCAGCCTCTTCAGTGATAACCTTGTCAAAGAAG GAATATCAGCTTCTTTTGCAGTGAAGATGTTTAAAGCTTGGATAGCAGAGAAGGATGCCAATGCAGTGACATCGGCCCTTAGAAAAGCCAACCTGGATAAGAAACTCCTG GAACTCTTTCCTGCCCATAAGCAGAATGTGGAGCACTTCTCAACGTACTTCACTGAGGCAGGACTGAAAGAGCTGTCAGACTTCCTGCGCACACAGCAGTCTCTGGGCACACGCAAGGAACTTCAGAAAGAGCTGCAGGAGCGCCTGTCACAGCAGTGTCCCATCAGAGAG ATTGTGGTGTATGTGAAAGAGGAGATGAAGAAGAATGATCTTCAGGAGCAGGCTGTGATTGGCTTACTGTGGAGCTGCCTCATGAATGCTGTTGAATGGAATAAGAAAAAGGAGCTGGTCACCGAACAGGCCCTCAAACACCTGAAG CACTATGCACCTCTCCTGGCTGTGTTCAGTACTCAGGGCCAATCAGAGCTGGTCTTACTGCTCAAGATTCAGGAGTACTGCTATGATAACATCCACTTCATGAAATCCTTCTCCAAAATAGTGGTGCTCTTCTACAAAG CTGATGTCCTTAGTGAGGAAGCTATTTTGAAATGGTACAAAGATGCCCACGCTGCCAAAGGAAAAAGTGTATTTCTGGAGCAAATGAAGAAATTTGTGGAGTGGCTTCACAACGCGGAGGAAG AGTCTGAATCAGAGGGGGAAGATGACTAA